atcatgacctgagcccaaggcagaggctcaatccactgagctacccaggagccgcTCTTTAAGAAAACTCTTAAAtttgactgccttcggctcaggtcatgatcctggaatcccgggatggagtcccacatcagtctcccagctcagcagggagtctgcttctcccgctgaccttctcccctctcgtgctcacacactctctctctctctctctctctccaaaataaataaataaataggggcgcctgggtggctcagtggtttggggcctctgccttcggctcgggtcatgatcttggggtcctaggatcgagtcccacatcgggctctctgctgggcagggagcctgcttcctcccctctctctgcctgcctctctgcctgcttgtgatctctgtctgtcaaataaataaataaaatctttaaaaataaataaataaacaaaatctttaaaaaaactcttaaattgtttaaaatcagagtgtaatttctcctttgatttcttatCTTCATTCGAAATCCAAATGATTCTGAGACTTGCATTTCTAAGCCCCTCTCATCATCTTCAACCTGCTTCTTCAAGGGCTCGATGTAGCTTTTGAGCTTCTTCCTGTGGTCAGCCACAGCTCGCTCGATGGGTGTCAGGGGGTGGCCCAGGTGGCCGGAGGAGACCTTGCACCGGGGACACAGCAGCTCCAGGTCCTTCTCACAGAACAGGGTCAGAGGCTGACTGTGCTGCTCACACAGGGCTTTCCCTTCCTGCAGTCTCCTCTTGCTCCTCCTGGCGGGAAGCTGCTGGACCAA
The DNA window shown above is from Neovison vison isolate M4711 chromosome 11, ASM_NN_V1, whole genome shotgun sequence and carries:
- the LOC122890307 gene encoding putative tripartite motif-containing protein 61 yields the protein MPFAASLAELQAEASCPICLDYLRDPVTTDCGHNFCSSCIHQRREDLQDILPCPVCFHHCPDRTFKRNVQLGHVTDLVQQLPARRSKRRLQEGKALCEQHSQPLTLFCEKDLELLCPRCKVSSGHLGHPLTPIERAVADHRKKLKSYIEPLKKQVEDDERGLEMRKPYIDQDSV